The following proteins are encoded in a genomic region of Musa acuminata AAA Group cultivar baxijiao unplaced genomic scaffold, Cavendish_Baxijiao_AAA HiC_scaffold_1119, whole genome shotgun sequence:
- the LOC135666706 gene encoding vesicle-associated membrane protein 724-like: protein MAEEGKEGWFIYGFVARGTVVLAEYTEYTGNFPAIAAQCLQKLPSSNKLSTYACDAHTFIFLVHNGYAYCVVTKDSVVKNVSIAFLERLKADFTKRYGGGKADTATAKSLNKEFGPVIKGHMQYIIDHAEEVEKLLKVKVQVSEVKNIMLENIDKVLDSCYRCFDATSVIKG from the exons ATGGCGGAGGAAGGGAAAGAGGGTTGGTTCATCTACGGGTTCGTGGCGCGGGGGACCGTGGTGCTCGCGGAGTACACGGAGTACACCGGCAACTTCCCGGCGATCGCGGCGCAGTGCCTCCAAAAGCTCCCCTCCTCCAACAAGCTCTCCACCTACGCTTGCGATGCCCACACTTTCATCTTCCTCGTCCATAATGGCTACG CATACTGTGTTGTTACCAAAGACTCTGTTGTGAAAAATGTTTCCATAGCTTTCTTGGAGCGACTGAAAGCGGACTTTACCAAGAGATATGGTGGTGGCAAAGCTGATACAGCAACTGCCAAAAGTCTAAATAAAGAATTTGG CCCAGTCATTAAGGGGCACATGCAATATATAATTGATCATGCAGAAGAGGTAGAAAAGCTTTTGAAAGTTAAGGTCCAAGTTTCAGAAGTGAAAAACATTATGTTGGAGAACATCGATAAGGTACTTGATTCTTGTTACAGATGTTTTGATGCAACTTCAGTAATAAAAGGTTAG
- the LOC135666692 gene encoding heavy metal-associated isoprenylated plant protein 36-like, which translates to MAAAGECAEPLKYQTWILKVSIHCEGCRKKVKKVLQSLEGVYKTTVDPQQHKVIVTGNVEADILIKKLLKAGKHAELWPEKKPTGDGLRSGAGSSNSKKNKNKNGDKPNKPSESVDNNQISPATDVPSHASRKPEGEASKNGGKKSTPPPEKKEGGKAPITGEGGKKKDKGGQNGNNNSSSNSNNKNKNGSGNSGGCAAEAEVAPQEASKKTVSGGGAAFPPAAFNFPVYSTPQVPSYLVSYNSMQPTMSYGGAYYSAPLPILQNSCVYSAASPGSYYNFGEESANACGIM; encoded by the exons ATGGCAGCAGCTGGAGAGTGTGCAGAACCGCTGAAGTATCAG ACATGGATTCTCAAGGTCTCCATCCACTGCGAAGGCTGCAGGAAGAAAGTAAAGAAGGTCCTTCAGAGTCTGGAAG GGGTTTACAAGACTACCGTGGATCCCCAACAGCACAAGGTGATCGTCACCGGGAACGTCGAGGCCGACATCCTTATCAAGAAGCTCCTCAAGGCTGGGAAACATGCCGAGCTCTGGCCCGAGAAGAAGCCTACCGGAGACGGTCTTCGCAGTGGCGccggcagcagcaacagcaagaagaacaagaacaagaacgGTGACAAGCCCAACAAGCCATCGGAGAGCGTTGACAACAATCAAATTTCTCCTGCCACCGACGTCCCCTCGCATGCTTCCCGTAAACCAGAGGGTGAAGCCTCGAAGAATGGCGGGAAAAAGTCTACTCCGCCGCCCGAGAAGAAGGAAGGCGGAAAGGCTCCTATCACCGGGGAAGGCGGTAAGAAGAAGGACAAGGGGGGTCAAAACGGGAACAataacagcagcagcaacagcaacaacaagaaCAAAAATGGAAGCGGAAATAGCGGCGGCTGTGCAGCTGAGGCTGAGGTAGCGCCACAAGAGGCCAGCAAGAAAACAGTATCAGGCGGCGGTGCCGCGTTCCCACCGGCCGCGTTCAATTTTCCGGTATACTCGACTCCGCAAGTGCCCTCATATCTAGTGAGCTACAACTCGATGCAGCCGACCATGAGCTACGGTGGTGCATACTACAGCGCGCCGTTGCCAATCCTGCAGAACAGCTGCGTCTACTCCGCAGCATCGCCAGGCTCGTATTACAACTTCGGCGAGGAGAGCGCCAATGCTTGCGGTATCATGTGA